One Streptomyces sp. R28 DNA window includes the following coding sequences:
- a CDS encoding response regulator transcription factor, whose protein sequence is MEKVRLLVVDDDPPIADLVATVARYEGWEAVTANSGEEALRLAAEFHPDIVVLDLMLPDVDGFGVLDRLRGAGTMVPVVFLTARDGVADRVAGLTRGGDDYLVKPFAVEELMARLRTVLRRSSGPGFQRSVLRVADLTMDEDTREVRRGDKLLTLTPTEYEVLRYLMRKSPTVLTKAQILDHVWEYGFGGRSNVVELVVSRLRRKLDEPDDGEGDDGRAPLIHTVRGFGYVIRQAAE, encoded by the coding sequence GTGGAGAAAGTACGCCTTCTCGTCGTGGACGACGACCCGCCCATCGCCGACCTCGTCGCGACGGTCGCACGCTACGAGGGCTGGGAGGCGGTCACCGCGAACTCCGGTGAGGAGGCGCTGCGGCTGGCCGCCGAGTTCCACCCTGACATCGTGGTACTGGACCTGATGCTGCCCGACGTGGACGGTTTCGGCGTCCTGGACCGGCTGCGCGGCGCCGGGACGATGGTGCCCGTGGTGTTCCTGACCGCCCGGGACGGGGTCGCCGACCGGGTGGCCGGACTGACCCGGGGCGGTGACGACTACCTGGTGAAACCGTTCGCGGTGGAGGAGCTGATGGCCCGGCTGCGGACCGTGCTGCGGCGCAGCTCCGGACCCGGCTTCCAGCGTTCCGTCCTTCGGGTGGCCGACCTGACGATGGACGAGGACACCCGCGAGGTGCGCCGCGGCGACAAGCTGCTCACGCTCACGCCGACCGAGTACGAGGTGCTGCGCTATCTGATGCGCAAGTCGCCGACCGTGCTGACCAAGGCGCAGATCCTCGACCATGTGTGGGAGTACGGCTTCGGCGGGCGCTCCAACGTCGTCGAGCTGGTCGTCAGCCGGCTGCGCCGCAAGCTCGACGAGCCCGACGACGGCGAGGGCGACGACGGCAGGGCGCCGCTGATCCACACCGTGCGCGGCTTCGGGTACGTCATCCGGCAGGCGGCCGAGTGA
- a CDS encoding ferric reductase-like transmembrane domain-containing protein, whose product MTTVQSPPAPPTAIRPRVVARTGLYAVLAANVAVVLYFFFAAGFASNTLIVLGRLTGLFGALLMAFQLLLVARLPWLDHRIGMDRLTSWHRWTGFSVLWVLLAHVVFITFGYAESSSLDPVNQLIDLAETVEGVLRAVVALGIIIVIGVVSARFARRRLAYETWHFIHLYTYVAVVLAFTHQVAVGTSFTSSSSATAYWYGVWGVALASVFVGRLVLPLWRNRRHQLRVSAVVAESDNVVSVYVTGRDLDKLPARAGQFFLWRFLTKDRWWQANPFSLSAAPDGNQLRLTAKAAGAGSAGLRHLKVGTRVFAEGPYGAFTTMHRTRPEAVLIAGGVGVTPIRALLEELHGHAVVIYRVATDQDAVLYGELVELAQAKGAELHLVTGPPVPDKLAPAELTRLVPDITDRDVFLCGPPPMMNAVIGSLRELGVPKQQVHFERFSLAG is encoded by the coding sequence GTGACGACCGTCCAATCGCCCCCTGCGCCCCCCACGGCGATACGCCCCAGGGTGGTCGCCCGAACGGGCCTGTACGCGGTGCTGGCCGCGAACGTGGCCGTGGTCCTCTACTTCTTCTTCGCCGCGGGCTTCGCCTCGAACACGCTCATCGTGCTCGGCCGACTGACCGGCCTGTTCGGCGCCCTCCTCATGGCCTTCCAGCTGCTGCTGGTGGCCCGGCTGCCCTGGCTCGACCACCGGATCGGGATGGACCGGCTGACCTCCTGGCACCGCTGGACCGGCTTCAGCGTCCTGTGGGTCCTCCTCGCGCACGTCGTGTTCATCACCTTCGGCTACGCCGAGTCGTCCTCCCTGGACCCGGTCAACCAGCTGATCGACCTCGCCGAGACGGTCGAGGGCGTGCTGCGCGCCGTCGTCGCGCTGGGGATCATCATCGTGATCGGCGTCGTCTCGGCCCGGTTCGCGCGACGCAGGCTGGCGTACGAGACGTGGCACTTCATCCACCTGTACACCTACGTCGCGGTGGTCCTGGCGTTCACGCACCAGGTCGCGGTCGGTACGTCCTTCACCTCCTCCTCGTCCGCCACGGCGTACTGGTACGGGGTGTGGGGCGTCGCCCTCGCCTCGGTGTTCGTCGGCCGGCTGGTCCTGCCGCTGTGGCGGAACCGGCGCCACCAGCTGCGCGTCTCCGCCGTCGTCGCCGAGTCCGACAACGTGGTCTCCGTCTACGTCACCGGCCGTGACCTGGACAAGCTGCCCGCGCGGGCCGGCCAGTTCTTCCTGTGGCGGTTCCTGACGAAGGACCGCTGGTGGCAGGCCAACCCGTTCTCGCTGTCGGCCGCACCCGACGGCAACCAGCTGCGGCTCACCGCCAAGGCGGCCGGCGCCGGCTCGGCGGGCCTCAGGCACCTCAAGGTCGGCACGCGCGTCTTCGCCGAGGGCCCCTACGGCGCGTTCACCACGATGCACCGCACCCGGCCGGAGGCCGTGCTCATCGCGGGCGGCGTCGGCGTCACCCCGATCCGGGCGCTGCTGGAGGAGCTGCACGGCCACGCGGTCGTGATCTACCGGGTCGCCACGGACCAGGACGCGGTCCTCTACGGCGAGCTGGTCGAGCTCGCCCAGGCCAAGGGCGCCGAGCTGCACCTGGTGACCGGCCCGCCCGTCCCCGACAAGCTGGCCCCCGCCGAGCTGACCCGGCTGGTTCCGGACATCACCGACCGGGACGTCTTCCTGTGCGGCCCGCCGCCCATGATGAACGCGGTGATCGGCAGCCTGCGCGAGCTGGGCGTGCCCAAGCAGCAGGTCCACTTCGAGCGTTTCAGCCTGGCCGGCTGA
- a CDS encoding FMN-binding protein, with protein sequence MKRAIPVLVLSIAGLIPVWRYEPSLGTASTEAATPASTPSESSAASGSGSASTVVKGSTVQTDKGPVQVQVTFQGSKITAVKMLQQPNHPQTTAAVPKLIAETLQAQSADIDTVSGATITSDGYKESLQAAIDANTESVSSSAASPSASASAAAQSQTVDGSTVNTDKGPVQVQVAFEGDRIASVKMLQQPNHPQTTAAVPKLIAETLEAQSADIDTVSGATITSDGYRESLQAAIDAKG encoded by the coding sequence GTGAAGCGAGCAATACCTGTCCTGGTCCTCAGCATCGCGGGCCTGATCCCGGTCTGGCGCTACGAGCCGTCCCTCGGCACGGCCTCCACGGAAGCCGCCACCCCGGCCTCGACGCCCTCGGAGTCCTCCGCCGCGTCGGGTTCGGGTTCCGCCAGCACGGTCGTCAAGGGCTCGACCGTGCAGACCGACAAGGGCCCCGTGCAGGTCCAGGTGACCTTCCAGGGTTCCAAGATCACGGCTGTGAAGATGCTCCAGCAGCCGAACCATCCGCAGACGACGGCCGCGGTACCGAAGCTGATCGCGGAGACGCTGCAGGCGCAGAGCGCGGACATCGACACCGTCTCCGGTGCCACGATCACCAGTGACGGCTACAAGGAGTCCCTCCAGGCCGCCATCGACGCGAACACGGAGTCCGTGTCCTCCTCCGCCGCCTCCCCCTCGGCCTCGGCGTCCGCCGCCGCGCAGTCGCAGACGGTCGACGGCTCGACGGTGAACACCGACAAGGGCCCCGTGCAGGTCCAGGTGGCCTTCGAGGGCGACAGGATCGCGTCGGTGAAGATGCTCCAGCAGCCGAACCACCCGCAGACGACGGCGGCCGTGCCGAAGCTGATCGCGGAGACCTTGGAGGCGCAGAGCGCGGACATCGACACCGTCTCCGGTGCCACGATCACCAGTGACGGCTACAGGGAGTCCCTCCAGGCCGCCATCGACGCGAAGGGCTGA
- a CDS encoding FAD:protein FMN transferase: MHRVEHVMGFPVSLRVDEEGFDERCAQAADAVFAWLREVDARFSPFKADSEVCRLDRGEIARGDVSADLDEVLGLCEEYRIATGGAFDVRLPGRGLDPCAVVKGWSVQRAAELLTAAGARRFVLNAGGDVVASGGPWRVGVRHPEQADKVCTVAELTDGAIATSARYERGDHIIDGRTGRPATGLLSLTVVASSLTVADTVATAAFAMGAEGVEWAASREGCEVFAVDAERRVSRTEGFPVAPAVTEARAA; encoded by the coding sequence ATGCACCGAGTCGAACACGTCATGGGGTTCCCGGTCTCGCTGCGGGTCGACGAGGAGGGCTTCGACGAACGATGTGCGCAGGCCGCCGACGCCGTGTTCGCCTGGCTGCGTGAGGTCGACGCCCGGTTCAGCCCGTTCAAGGCCGACAGCGAGGTGTGCCGGCTGGACCGGGGCGAGATCGCGCGGGGTGACGTCAGCGCGGACCTCGACGAGGTGCTGGGGCTGTGCGAGGAGTACCGAATCGCCACCGGCGGCGCCTTCGACGTACGGCTGCCGGGGCGTGGGCTGGATCCGTGTGCGGTGGTGAAGGGCTGGTCCGTGCAGCGGGCGGCCGAGCTGCTGACGGCGGCGGGAGCGCGGCGCTTCGTCCTCAACGCCGGTGGTGACGTGGTCGCCTCCGGCGGGCCCTGGCGGGTAGGGGTACGCCACCCCGAGCAGGCAGACAAGGTGTGCACGGTGGCCGAGCTCACCGACGGGGCGATCGCGACGTCCGCCCGCTACGAGCGCGGCGACCACATCATCGACGGCCGCACCGGGCGTCCGGCGACCGGGCTGCTGTCCCTCACCGTCGTGGCGTCCTCCCTGACCGTCGCGGACACGGTGGCCACGGCGGCCTTCGCCATGGGCGCGGAGGGCGTCGAGTGGGCCGCCTCGCGGGAGGGCTGCGAGGTGTTCGCGGTGGACGCCGAGCGACGGGTCTCCCGGACGGAGGGGTTCCCGGTGGCTCCGGCGGTGACGGAGGCGCGGGCGGCGTAA
- a CDS encoding ArnT family glycosyltransferase codes for MTILAPPPAHVQDGVPRHRAEPPAGNLADRARGLLTGAPEDPRWARPALWAILVLATALYAWNLSSVTGNTFYNAAVYSGTKSWKAFFFGALDAGSFITVDKPPFALWVMGLSARLFGYGTWQLTLPMVAVGVGSVALLYRMVKRDFGVVAATIAALALTLTPITVAITRDTNPDPILVFLMLLGAAALTKAVRTGRLMPLVWSGVAIGFAFNTKMMQAYVVLPVFFLVYLWAANASLGRRIRNLAVGTVALVVSSAWWMVIVDLIPASSRPYIGGSTDNTVWDLVIGYNGFGRIFGASSSVGSQGNGASFGGEAGLYRMFNEIMGGQISWLIPFALVALVGGLVLRRRAPRTDGKRAALLLWGGWFVLHYLTFALAEGTFHPYYVTAMAPGIAALAGVGAVMLYRAFVEGSAARWGWVLPAAVAASAVWAVVLLQRVSGSGTLYTVAEVVVGVAGVLGLLVGRFTQRRRLIGLAALAGVVALLAGPAAYSVSAGTTASGNGTNPTAGPNTGGGMGGGGGTGGGQRPNGGAPSGSNSSNSQATGQPPTGTAGTQSTGDTENAGQSQTGRTAGGMGGTEVTSEMITYLKKNQDGATWLVAVATDQTASSIILESGEPVISMGGWSGTDDAMTLAKLKSLVKAGKLHYIVISDSGQGSSNSEISAWVKKNGTAVSDHSGLYRLDAADVG; via the coding sequence ATGACGATCCTCGCCCCACCCCCCGCGCACGTCCAGGACGGCGTGCCCCGGCACCGCGCCGAACCGCCGGCCGGCAACCTCGCCGACCGTGCGCGCGGGCTGCTGACCGGCGCCCCCGAGGACCCGCGCTGGGCCCGCCCCGCCCTGTGGGCGATCCTGGTGCTGGCCACCGCCCTGTACGCCTGGAACCTCTCCTCCGTCACCGGCAACACCTTCTACAACGCGGCCGTCTACAGCGGCACCAAGAGCTGGAAGGCGTTCTTCTTCGGCGCGCTGGACGCGGGCAGCTTCATCACCGTCGACAAACCGCCGTTCGCGCTGTGGGTGATGGGCCTGTCGGCCCGGCTCTTCGGTTACGGCACCTGGCAGCTGACGCTGCCGATGGTCGCGGTGGGCGTCGGCTCGGTGGCCCTGCTGTACCGGATGGTCAAGCGGGACTTCGGGGTCGTCGCGGCGACGATCGCCGCGCTGGCCCTGACCCTCACCCCGATCACCGTAGCCATCACCCGGGACACCAACCCCGACCCGATCCTGGTCTTCCTGATGCTGCTCGGCGCCGCCGCGCTGACGAAGGCCGTGCGCACCGGGCGGCTGATGCCGCTGGTGTGGTCGGGTGTCGCGATCGGCTTCGCGTTCAACACGAAGATGATGCAGGCGTACGTCGTCCTGCCGGTGTTCTTCCTGGTGTACCTGTGGGCCGCGAACGCCTCCCTGGGCCGGCGGATCCGCAATCTCGCCGTCGGCACGGTCGCGTTGGTGGTGAGCAGCGCCTGGTGGATGGTGATCGTCGATCTGATCCCCGCCTCGTCGCGCCCGTACATCGGCGGTTCCACCGACAACACCGTCTGGGATCTCGTCATCGGCTACAACGGCTTCGGCCGTATCTTCGGGGCGAGTTCGTCGGTGGGCTCGCAGGGCAACGGGGCGAGCTTCGGCGGCGAGGCCGGCCTGTACCGGATGTTCAACGAGATCATGGGCGGGCAGATCTCCTGGCTGATCCCGTTCGCGCTGGTCGCTCTCGTCGGCGGGCTGGTGCTGCGCCGGCGGGCGCCCCGGACCGACGGCAAGCGTGCGGCGCTCCTGCTGTGGGGCGGCTGGTTCGTGCTGCACTACCTGACGTTCGCCCTCGCCGAGGGCACCTTCCACCCGTACTACGTCACCGCGATGGCGCCGGGGATCGCGGCCCTGGCCGGTGTCGGTGCCGTGATGCTGTACCGGGCGTTCGTCGAGGGTTCGGCGGCGAGGTGGGGGTGGGTGCTGCCGGCGGCGGTCGCGGCGAGCGCGGTCTGGGCGGTCGTGCTGCTGCAGCGGGTCTCCGGCTCCGGGACGCTGTACACCGTCGCCGAGGTCGTGGTCGGTGTGGCGGGCGTGCTCGGGCTGCTGGTCGGACGGTTCACCCAGCGGCGGCGGCTGATCGGGCTCGCGGCGCTGGCGGGGGTCGTGGCCCTGCTGGCCGGTCCCGCCGCGTACTCGGTGTCGGCGGGGACGACCGCGAGCGGCAACGGCACCAACCCGACGGCCGGGCCGAACACCGGTGGCGGCATGGGCGGTGGCGGCGGCACGGGTGGCGGCCAGCGTCCGAACGGCGGCGCGCCGAGCGGGTCCAACAGCTCCAACAGCCAGGCCACGGGGCAGCCGCCGACCGGCACCGCGGGCACCCAGAGCACCGGTGACACCGAAAACGCCGGCCAGTCGCAAACCGGTCGAACCGCCGGAGGCATGGGCGGCACCGAGGTCACCTCCGAGATGATCACGTACCTGAAGAAGAACCAGGACGGCGCCACCTGGCTGGTCGCGGTGGCCACCGACCAGACCGCCTCCTCGATCATCCTGGAGTCCGGTGAGCCGGTGATCTCCATGGGCGGCTGGTCCGGCACGGACGACGCGATGACCCTCGCCAAGCTCAAGAGCCTGGTGAAGGCGGGCAAGTTGCACTACATCGTGATCAGCGACAGCGGGCAGGGCTCCTCGAACTCCGAGATCTCGGCCTGGGTCAAGAAGAACGGCACGGCGGTCAGCGACCACAGCGGGCTGTACCGCCTGGACGCCGCCGACGTCGGCTGA
- a CDS encoding glycosyltransferase: MNEKNVGGVRRRSVEIVVPVHNEAHVLADSIGRLHAYLETSFPFPFRITIADNASTDGTWQAAAELTERLPHVHAVHLQAKGRGRALKQVRSRSAADVVASMDVDLSTGLEGFLPLVAPLLSGHSDLAVGSRLHRQADVVRGPKREFVSRSYNLLLKLGLAARFSDAQCGFKAVRTDVFRALAPHIEDTAWFFDTELLVLAQRNKLRIHEVPVDWVDDPDSRVDIVRTAVDGLKGIGRMLRSTVTGRARLPAVPRRTRTPQVPAARTTAAVLPVGANTHLEYAS; the protein is encoded by the coding sequence ATGAACGAAAAGAACGTGGGAGGCGTCCGGCGGCGGTCGGTCGAGATCGTGGTGCCGGTCCACAACGAGGCGCATGTCCTCGCCGACAGCATCGGCCGTCTCCACGCATACCTCGAAACGTCCTTCCCGTTCCCGTTCCGGATCACGATCGCGGACAACGCGAGCACGGACGGCACCTGGCAGGCCGCCGCCGAACTCACCGAGCGGCTGCCGCATGTGCACGCCGTCCATCTTCAGGCCAAGGGGCGCGGGCGGGCGCTGAAGCAGGTGCGGAGCCGCTCCGCCGCGGACGTCGTCGCCTCCATGGACGTCGACCTGTCCACGGGGCTCGAGGGCTTTCTGCCCCTGGTCGCCCCGCTCCTGTCCGGCCACAGCGACCTCGCCGTCGGCAGCCGCCTGCACCGGCAGGCTGACGTCGTGCGCGGCCCCAAGCGGGAGTTCGTCTCCCGGTCCTACAACCTGCTGCTCAAGCTCGGTCTCGCGGCCCGCTTCTCGGACGCGCAGTGCGGCTTCAAGGCCGTACGCACCGATGTCTTCAGGGCGCTCGCGCCGCACATCGAGGACACCGCCTGGTTCTTCGACACCGAGCTGCTGGTCCTGGCCCAACGCAACAAGCTCCGCATCCACGAGGTGCCGGTCGACTGGGTCGACGACCCCGACAGCCGGGTCGACATCGTCCGCACCGCCGTCGACGGCCTCAAGGGCATCGGCCGGATGCTGCGCAGCACCGTCACCGGCCGCGCCCGCCTCCCCGCCGTACCGCGCCGGACCCGCACCCCGCAGGTGCCGGCCGCCCGTACCACCGCCGCTGTCCTGCCCGTCGGGGCGAACACCCACCTGGAGTACGCGTCATGA
- a CDS encoding ABC transporter ATP-binding protein: MIRIDSVTKRYPDGTVAVDHLSLEIPDRSITVLVGPSGCGKTTTLRMINRMVEPSEGTILLDGKDIQQQPVNTLRRSMGYVIQNAGLFQHRTILDNIATVPRMLGWGKEKSRARARELMERVGLDGALAKRYPYQLSGGQQQRVGVARALAADPPVLLMDEPFSAVDPVVRKGLQDELLRIQDELGKTIVFVTHDIDEAVKLGTMVAVMRTGGHLAQFAPPAELLSHPADAFVEDFLGADRGIRRLSFFPSAGLELLTAPIVAVDATAEQIAAAGAGGTPYLLVTDPDGKPLGWSEPQELTAGEIKAGRLLSYGRPFVAGTDSLRAALDCAVLSPTGWAVAVDAGGRATGVVSQQVIGEAIRGAHAEGGAAVERGAAVEDSADADPGADDKVQKVAP; the protein is encoded by the coding sequence TTGATACGGATAGATTCAGTCACCAAGCGATACCCGGACGGCACGGTGGCGGTCGACCACCTCTCGCTGGAGATCCCCGACCGCTCGATCACCGTCCTCGTCGGACCGTCGGGCTGTGGCAAGACCACCACCCTGCGCATGATCAACCGGATGGTCGAGCCCAGCGAGGGCACCATCCTCCTCGACGGCAAGGACATCCAGCAGCAACCGGTGAACACGCTGCGCCGGTCCATGGGTTACGTCATCCAGAACGCCGGTCTCTTCCAGCACCGCACGATCCTCGACAACATCGCCACCGTGCCCCGCATGCTCGGCTGGGGCAAGGAGAAGTCCCGGGCGCGGGCGCGCGAGCTGATGGAGCGGGTGGGGCTCGACGGGGCGCTCGCCAAGCGGTACCCGTACCAGCTCTCCGGGGGCCAGCAGCAGCGCGTCGGCGTGGCGCGGGCGCTCGCCGCGGATCCGCCGGTGCTGCTGATGGACGAGCCGTTCTCGGCCGTCGACCCCGTGGTGCGCAAGGGGCTGCAGGACGAACTCCTGCGCATCCAGGATGAGTTGGGCAAGACCATCGTCTTCGTCACGCACGACATCGACGAGGCCGTCAAGCTCGGCACGATGGTCGCCGTGATGCGTACCGGCGGCCATCTCGCCCAGTTCGCGCCGCCCGCCGAGCTGCTGTCCCACCCCGCCGACGCCTTCGTGGAGGACTTCCTCGGCGCCGACCGCGGCATCCGGCGGCTGTCCTTCTTCCCCTCGGCGGGCCTGGAGTTGCTGACCGCCCCGATCGTCGCCGTCGACGCCACCGCCGAGCAGATCGCCGCGGCCGGCGCCGGCGGCACTCCCTATCTCCTCGTCACTGACCCGGATGGCAAGCCCCTCGGCTGGAGCGAGCCGCAGGAGCTCACCGCCGGGGAGATCAAGGCCGGCCGACTGCTGTCGTACGGCCGCCCGTTCGTGGCCGGCACCGACTCGCTGCGGGCCGCGCTCGACTGCGCGGTGCTCTCGCCGACCGGTTGGGCCGTCGCCGTGGACGCCGGGGGCCGGGCCACCGGAGTCGTCTCGCAGCAGGTCATCGGCGAGGCCATCCGGGGCGCGCACGCGGAGGGCGGTGCTGCCGTGGAGCGCGGCGCGGCCGTGGAGGACAGTGCGGACGCGGATCCCGGTGCGGACGACAAGGTCCAGAAGGTCGCGCCATGA
- a CDS encoding ABC transporter permease, which yields MSEFFDLPSDLQNSYFGLVALHLREALIPVLAGLLVALPVAQLCVRVRWLYAPVLWVTTVLYAIPSLAFFVILIDYTGLSELTVMIPLAVYSLVVLVPAIVDGVRSVPQETLAAATAMGFGPVRRYVQVQLPIAAPAIIAGLRVASVSSVSLVSVGMLIGNEGALGNLLNSGLIYNQPRLIWLSVVGTAVLALLVDAALIGLRVLLTPWMPRATRKNPRPLAVKEAAR from the coding sequence ATGAGTGAATTCTTCGACCTGCCCAGCGACCTCCAGAACAGCTACTTCGGACTGGTCGCCCTGCACTTGCGCGAGGCCCTGATCCCGGTGCTCGCCGGGCTCCTCGTGGCTCTGCCCGTCGCCCAGCTGTGTGTGCGGGTGCGCTGGCTGTACGCGCCCGTGCTGTGGGTGACGACCGTGCTCTACGCGATCCCCTCGCTCGCCTTCTTCGTCATCCTCATCGACTACACCGGCCTGAGCGAGCTCACGGTGATGATCCCGTTGGCCGTCTACAGCCTGGTGGTACTGGTCCCGGCGATCGTGGACGGTGTGCGCTCGGTGCCCCAGGAGACGCTGGCCGCCGCCACCGCCATGGGCTTCGGGCCCGTACGACGCTATGTCCAGGTGCAGTTGCCGATCGCGGCGCCGGCCATCATCGCCGGACTGCGGGTGGCGTCCGTGTCGAGCGTCTCCCTCGTCAGCGTCGGCATGCTGATCGGCAACGAGGGCGCCCTCGGCAACCTGCTCAACAGCGGCCTGATCTACAACCAGCCACGCCTGATCTGGCTCTCCGTGGTGGGAACGGCCGTCCTCGCCCTGCTCGTGGACGCCGCGCTGATCGGCCTCCGTGTGCTGCTGACGCCCTGGATGCCGCGCGCCACCCGTAAGAACCCGCGCCCGCTCGCAGTGAAGGAGGCCGCCCGGTGA
- a CDS encoding ABC transporter permease — protein sequence MNVLNFINSFFSDHAHWQGYDGIPARLGEHIEYTLTALGIAAAVGLPIGLLTGHTGRGGNALALIATSARALPSFGLMVLMFILLGLGMAPVMIPLVVLAIPPILVTTYEAMRSVDPAPVDAARGMGMAEPAVLFRVELPVALPLILSGLRSAAIQIVSTATIAAYVSFGGLGRYIIDGLYQRNYEKVVGGATLVAAVAMTTLAVFWALGRLAVSPGVRRRH from the coding sequence GTGAACGTACTGAACTTCATCAACTCCTTCTTCAGCGACCACGCCCACTGGCAGGGCTACGACGGCATCCCGGCGCGACTCGGGGAGCACATCGAGTACACGCTGACGGCCCTCGGCATCGCCGCCGCGGTCGGCCTGCCGATCGGGCTGCTCACGGGCCACACCGGGCGCGGCGGCAACGCGCTCGCGCTCATCGCCACCTCGGCCCGGGCGCTGCCCAGCTTCGGCCTGATGGTGCTGATGTTCATCCTGCTGGGCCTGGGCATGGCCCCCGTCATGATCCCGCTGGTCGTGCTCGCCATCCCGCCCATCCTCGTCACCACCTACGAGGCGATGCGCTCCGTCGACCCCGCGCCGGTGGACGCCGCTCGTGGCATGGGCATGGCCGAGCCCGCGGTCCTGTTCCGGGTCGAACTGCCCGTCGCCCTCCCGCTGATCCTCAGCGGCCTGCGCTCGGCGGCGATCCAGATCGTCTCGACGGCCACCATCGCCGCGTACGTCAGCTTCGGCGGTCTCGGCCGCTACATCATCGACGGCCTCTACCAGCGGAACTACGAGAAGGTGGTGGGCGGCGCCACGCTCGTCGCCGCCGTGGCGATGACCACGCTCGCGGTGTTCTGGGCGCTGGGACGGCTCGCGGTGTCACCGGGGGTGCGCCGGCGTCACTGA